Part of the Geminocystis sp. M7585_C2015_104 genome, ATTTGGGCTTTCAGTCTCGCTAGTTCGTCTTCAATCTCACCACCGGATTCCAATGCCAACCATTTGTTTTCCTCGCCCATACCGGCCAATTCACCAGCGGCCTGAGATTGAGCCTCGATTTGTAGTACTTTTTCTTCCATGCGCTCAAAGGCTTCCATGGCGGTGCTTCTGCCAATGTTGCTCATGACGCCCTGCAACTGTTGATTGGCCTTGGCCGCACTGAGACGAGCCTTGAGCATGTCCTTCTTAGTCTTAGCCTCGGCGATTTTACTTTCTAGGGCGGCAAGATTGCGGCGCAGAGCCTCTACCTGTTCCTTTTGGGAGTCTAACTGTGGTTTGAGCGCTGCGGCGGCGTCGGCAAAGGTCTTTTTGCGCACCAGGGCTTCTCTGGCTAGTCCCTCTTCCCCCTTAGAAAGGGCAAGCTGTGCCCGCTGTTGCCACTTGTTGGCCTCTTCTATGTTCTTATTGTACTGTTGTTCTGTTCTTTTTAGGGCGGCTATGGCTTGTGCTACGGCCTGACGCATTTTTACCAACTCATCCCCCATGTCCCGGATAGCCTGTTCTAGGACTTTTTCCGGATCCTCCGCCTTGTCAATAAGATCGTTGACATTGGCACGGATTAAACGCCCAAGGCGATCGAAAATTCCCATAATTCCTCCTTTAATGTATTTGCTCCCACTTTGAACTTAATCTCATTCTAACTGATGGACACAAAGTAGGTGATTGTCAGAGGAGAACTTCACCGGCAATGAGTTTTTCGGCGGCCTTCAAAAGTTCCTCCTCCAGGTAGGGTTTGGTGAAATAGGCCTTGGCGCCCAAATCGGCGGCTATTTTACGGTGTTTTTCCGCCCCTCTGGAGGTTACCATGGCTACGGGGATTCGTGACAGGTTCTCATCCTGTTGCATTTTTGCCAGGAGTTCTAAACCGTTCATCCTCGGCATTTCAATATCACAGAGGATGAGATCGCAGGGCAAGCCATTAGAGATTTTATCCCAGGCATCTTGTCCATCCCTGGCCTGTTCAACCCTCCAGCCGGCCTTCTTGAAGGTCATAGATAACATTTCTCTGACTACCACCGAATCGTCCACAATCAGAACCAGACGTGAAGACTTAGGTTTGTTTTGAACTTCCGTGTTGCCGGGAAGCTGTTGACTTTGGGACTGGTGTGACTGGTTGGCCTTCCCTCTAGTGAGGGCTGCCCGACTGCCTGCTAGCAATACTTCACCTTTTAACATTCTCTTAGCGGCATCTAGCAAGTCTTTTTCCACATAGGGCTTGACTAGATAAGCAGAGGCTCCCAGTTCGGCAGCAATACGTTGGTGTTTTTCTGCACCACGGGAGGAGAGAATGGCCACGGGGATGTGTGACAGATGGGGGTCTTCTTGCATGTGCTGTAGTAGTTCAAGGCCATTCATATTGGGCATTTCAATGTCAGAAAAGACCAGATCCACGGGCAGACCAGAACGTAGTTTCTTCCAGGCATCTTGTCCATCCCTGGCCTGTTCTACCCGGTAACCTGCCTTGGCGAAGGTCATAGACAACATTTCCCGGACTGTAATAGAGTCGTCTACAACCAAAACTACCGGCTGAGAATGGGCAGGCATTTCAAAGATAGTAGCATTGGCGGCCAGGAGGGAGGCCCTGTCAAAACCACCATGGGGTTTGACACGCCCCTGAGCAATTTCAATCAACTCGATAACATCGGCAATGGGCATAACAATCCCATCACTGCGCACCGTCGCCGCCGCAATTCCCTTTGGTTTGGGGATAGGGCCGGTTATCTGTTTGACGACGATTTCCTCCTGGCCTATAATCTGATCCACCTGGACTGCTAGGATGTTCTTGCCCCCCCTCAAAACCACAATAGAAATATTTTCCTCGTCCTTGTGGGTCTCATACATCATGGTGCGGTTGAGGGGGCGATTGTAGGTAAGCAAGGCACTGAGGGGACGGAAGGGCAACAGAGTGTTCTTCCAGAGGATGCATTTTTGCCCCTGGGCATTGACCCTTACTTCTTTCCTGTTGATTTCCCTGGTGTCCTCGATGGCATCCATGGGGAAGGCGATGCGGTAGTTCTCATTTAGGCAGCAGAGAGCCTTGCTTACAGTTACGGTTAGTGGCAAACGGATGGTAAAGGTGGTGCCCACCCCGGGAGTGGATTCCACACTGACTGAGCCTCGGATTTCGTTGATTTTCTTGCGCACAATGTCCAAACCAACACCCCGGCCGGCGTGGCTATCAGCTTGTTCTTTTGTGGTAAAGCCGGCATGGAATAGAAACTCGTACACCTCCTCAGTT contains:
- a CDS encoding PspA/IM30 family protein; the protein is MGIFDRLGRLIRANVNDLIDKAEDPEKVLEQAIRDMGDELVKMRQAVAQAIAALKRTEQQYNKNIEEANKWQQRAQLALSKGEEGLAREALVRKKTFADAAAALKPQLDSQKEQVEALRRNLAALESKIAEAKTKKDMLKARLSAAKANQQLQGVMSNIGRSTAMEAFERMEEKVLQIEAQSQAAGELAGMGEENKWLALESGGEIEDELARLKAQISGSSPAASLPSSSTTTSSTTPIDDELEQLKRELGKS